A genomic segment from Candidatus Poribacteria bacterium encodes:
- a CDS encoding bifunctional 5,10-methylenetetrahydrofolate dehydrogenase/5,10-methenyltetrahydrofolate cyclohydrolase has protein sequence MSAEIIDGKKIARTIEREVAKEVESFRADTGVTPHLTVVLVGDDPASHVYVNRKGQACERVGITEKTIVLPASTTEDELLALIDQLNAAAAVNGILVQMPLPRQISSTRVIEALDYRKDVDGFHPTNVGQAVVGAPLFEPCTPSGIVEMMLRARCEPAGKHAVILGRSNVVGKPLMNMLVQKTPRGNATVTVCHTATPDFSVYTRDADIVIAAAGSPEVVTGEMLKPGCAVIDVGVNRVADESAPKGYRIVGDVHFESASQVASAISPVPGGVGPMTIAMLVRNTIRAANLQHSRSGV, from the coding sequence ATGTCCGCAGAAATCATCGACGGCAAGAAGATCGCCCGCACCATTGAGCGAGAGGTCGCCAAGGAAGTCGAGTCGTTCCGAGCCGACACGGGCGTTACGCCGCACCTGACGGTAGTTCTGGTGGGAGACGACCCCGCGTCTCACGTCTACGTCAACCGCAAGGGTCAGGCGTGCGAGCGGGTCGGGATCACCGAGAAGACCATCGTGCTGCCGGCTTCGACCACGGAGGACGAGTTACTCGCGCTCATCGACCAACTGAACGCCGCCGCCGCCGTCAACGGTATCTTGGTACAGATGCCGCTCCCGCGCCAGATATCGTCGACTCGCGTCATCGAGGCGCTGGACTATCGCAAGGACGTCGACGGGTTCCACCCGACGAACGTCGGGCAAGCCGTCGTCGGGGCTCCGTTGTTCGAGCCCTGCACGCCGAGCGGCATCGTCGAGATGATGCTTCGAGCCCGATGCGAACCTGCCGGGAAGCACGCTGTGATCCTCGGCAGATCGAACGTCGTGGGCAAGCCGTTGATGAACATGCTCGTCCAGAAAACGCCTCGCGGGAACGCGACGGTTACCGTCTGCCACACCGCGACACCTGACTTCTCAGTCTACACGCGGGATGCCGACATCGTCATCGCCGCCGCCGGGAGCCCGGAGGTCGTGACCGGCGAGATGTTGAAGCCGGGGTGCGCCGTCATCGACGTCGGCGTGAACCGGGTGGCAGACGAGTCGGCTCCGAAGGGCTACCGAATCGTCGGCGACGTGCACTTCGAGTCGGCGAGCCAAGTTGCGTCGGCGATCTCACCGGTTCCCGGCGGGGTCGGTCCGATGACCATCGCCATGCTGGTGCGGAACACGATCCGCGCCGCGAACCTGCAGCACAGTCGCTCGGGCGTCTAG
- a CDS encoding DUF4159 domain-containing protein translates to MHLRRVQTGLSRGSRGAMTISFALHLVGLVGVSVYLVATRLPYADESQLAIEWVELPQEQVRRLFPRKEPMPVTKTMPLTVATRTTPMATFSPNMIPEVVRRSSNVLTQSVEVNPHPVRTALPQITTAASLNTSRASATLPERSSTPFGDTSGRGVETGRTRAAAGVLGRQGLSIVESTGTQGLGISQPKFVDTTALLADAQLGAVLQGKGRDITGHIRIIRVKHTLSDWWQDPTAMASMIENIQANTRLRADMKFEGGALPLTDDRILDAPLLVMTGHDKDITVSRNMVRGGPLTDGLTDAERVNLRRYLLDRKGTLFFDDCGFNGIFAEQVRQELRHILPEYDLQDIPHNHEIYTVYYELSGPPTGGDVFWNSENNPQVSRFRSHKGITIDGRLAVLYNRKDYMCAMETAEIESRTMLRLRRSPDVYRFMTNLLVYAMKYGGNVDRTHYSSR, encoded by the coding sequence ATGCATTTGCGGCGTGTGCAGACGGGGCTGAGTCGCGGGTCGCGCGGCGCGATGACGATCTCGTTCGCTCTGCACCTGGTCGGTTTGGTCGGGGTGTCGGTATACCTGGTTGCGACACGGCTCCCGTACGCCGATGAGTCCCAACTCGCCATCGAGTGGGTGGAGCTCCCACAGGAGCAGGTGCGCCGGCTGTTCCCTCGCAAGGAGCCGATGCCTGTCACGAAGACGATGCCTCTCACCGTCGCGACGCGCACAACGCCAATGGCGACCTTCTCGCCCAACATGATACCGGAAGTCGTGAGGCGCTCAAGCAACGTCCTGACACAGAGCGTCGAGGTGAACCCTCACCCCGTTCGTACCGCGTTGCCGCAGATCACAACCGCAGCCTCTTTGAACACTAGCCGAGCATCCGCCACGCTGCCAGAGCGTTCGAGCACGCCCTTCGGCGACACGTCTGGGCGAGGCGTCGAGACGGGCAGAACGCGTGCCGCCGCCGGTGTGCTGGGAAGGCAGGGCTTGTCCATCGTCGAATCGACCGGCACGCAGGGCTTGGGCATCTCCCAGCCGAAGTTCGTCGATACGACGGCGCTCTTAGCGGATGCCCAGCTCGGAGCCGTGCTCCAGGGCAAGGGGCGCGACATCACGGGTCACATTCGGATCATCCGCGTCAAGCACACGCTGTCGGACTGGTGGCAAGACCCGACGGCGATGGCGAGCATGATCGAGAACATCCAGGCGAACACGCGCCTCCGCGCCGACATGAAATTCGAGGGAGGCGCGCTTCCACTCACGGACGACCGAATCCTCGACGCGCCCCTGCTCGTCATGACGGGACACGACAAGGACATCACCGTGTCGCGGAACATGGTTCGCGGCGGGCCCCTAACCGACGGGCTGACAGATGCCGAGCGCGTGAACCTGCGTCGCTACCTGCTCGACCGCAAGGGTACCCTCTTCTTCGACGATTGCGGTTTCAACGGCATCTTCGCCGAGCAGGTCCGGCAAGAGCTGCGCCACATCTTGCCCGAGTACGACCTACAGGACATCCCGCACAACCACGAAATCTACACGGTGTATTACGAACTATCGGGTCCGCCCACCGGCGGCGACGTGTTCTGGAACTCCGAGAACAACCCCCAAGTATCGCGGTTCCGTTCGCACAAGGGCATTACCATCGACGGCAGGCTGGCGGTCCTCTACAACCGCAAGGACTACATGTGCGCCATGGAGACCGCCGAGATCGAGAGCCGCACCATGCTCCGCCTGCGACGTTCGCCCGACGTGTATCGGTTCATGACGAATCTGCTCGTCTACGCGATGAAGTACGGCGGCAACGTCGATCGGACGCACTACTCCTCGCGCTGA